The following nucleotide sequence is from Micromonospora sp. WMMD1120.
CCGGGGCCACCCTCGACCCGGGCGGCATCTCCGAACACCTGTTGGAGGAGTTGCGCACCGTGGCCCGGGCCGACCGGGGCGCGGTGCTGTCGGCCAGCGGCGGAGGTCGGCTGGTGGTGCTCGCCCAGGCCGGCGTCGACCGGGTGGACTGGGAGACGACGCTGGACGCGGACTCGGCGATCGCCGACGCGTGGGCCAGCCAGCAGGCCACCACCTCCGCCCGGTCGCAGTCGCGCTCCCACCGTGGCGGGGAGGTGTCCGCGCTGATCGTCCCGCTGGTCGCCGGGGTGCGTACGGTGGGGCTCGTGGTGCTGGAGGCCGATGCCGCGCACGCGTACCCGCCGCCCGTGGTGTCCCGGGTGACCGCGCTGACCCGTCCGGCCGCGCTGCGGCTGGAGGCGGCGCTGCTCTTCGACGAGGTGCGCTCGCTGGCCACCAACGAGGAGCGGCAGCGGTTGGCCCGGGAGATCCACGACGGGGTGGCGCAGGAGCTGGTGATGGTCGGCTACGGCATCGACAACGCCATGGCAACCGTCTTCGACGACGCCGACGAGACCGCCGAGGCCCTGCGTACGCTGCGCGCCGAGGTGACCCGGGTGATCCAGGAGCTACGGCTGAGCCTCTTCGAGCTGCGCAGCGAGGTGGACCGGCAGGGTGGGCTGGCCGCGGCGATCGCCGAGTACGCACGCACCGTGGGCGCGTCCGGTGGGCTGCGGGTGCACCTCTCCCTCGACGAGTCCACCGCCCGGCTGCCGGCCGCCACCGAGGCCGAGTTGCTGCGCATCGCCCAGGAGGCGGTGACCAACGCCCGCAAGCACGCCGGCGCCTCGAATCTGTGGGTCACGTGTGAGGTCGACCCCCCGTACGCGCAAATAGAAGTGTCGGATGACGGTCAGGGGATGGCTGACCAGCGCCCCGACGGGCGGTACGGTCTTGCGATCATGGCCGAGAGGGCGGAACGTATCCGGGGCCGGTTGGAGATCAGGCCGCGACAGCCCAGCGGCACGACCGTGGCGGTGGTTCTCGGCACCTCGTCCCGGCGCGATACCGTGCGCGGCAGCTCAGCACCAGAAGGGGAGTAACCCGAGGATGACCACAAGCCCGATACCGGCCACCCGCACCAAGGTCCTCCTTGTCGACGATCATGACCTGATTCGCAAGGGCCTGCGGCACGCCTTCGAGCGCGATCGCCAGTTCGAGGTCGTCGGCGAGGCGGCCACCGCGGCGGAGGGCGTACGCCAGGCCGGCGCCCTGCAGCCGGACGTGGTGATCATGGATCTGCGGCTGCCCGACGGCAGCGGCCTGGAGGCCACCCGCGCGCTGCGCAAGTCGAGCGCGTCGATGGGCATCGTGGTGCTGACCATGTACGCCGGCGACGACCAGCTCTTCGGCGCGCTGGAGGCCGGCGCGAGCGCCTTCGTGCCGAAGACCGCGCCGGCCGACGAGGTGGTGGCCGCCGCGCGGCACGCCGCCTCCTCCCCCAGCGCGTTCACCGCCGCCGACCTGGCCGAGGCGATGAAGCGGCGGCTCGCCCCGTCCGGCCCGCAGTTGTCGCCCCGGGAGGGCCAGGTGCTGCGGCTGCTCGCCGACGGCATGAGCGTGGCGGGCATCGCCAAGCAGCTGTTCGTCAGCGAGTCCACGGCGAAGACGCACATCTCGAAGCTCTACGAGAAGCTCGGCGCGGCCAACCGGGCCCAGGCCCTGATGACCGCGCTCCGGCTCGGCCTGCTCGAGGCACCGGACGCGCCGAAGTTCTGACCTGCCCCCACTCGTCGGGCAGGATTTCGCTACCGACGGTCCGCGCCGGCTTCCGCCGGCACGGACCGTCGCGCATCGACCGACGTCGGCGGGCAACCTCGGGCGCGCTATGGTCTGGCGTGCGTGGCGGGTGCACAATACCCGCGCGGGCGACGGCGCCCGCGTCGCGGACTCAAGGGGTGAACGCATGCAGCGGCCGGACTGGGCACCCGAGACGATCGACATCGAGCGCCCGAGCGTCGCGCGGATGTACGACTACTACCTCGGCGGCTCGCACAACTTCGCCGCCGACCGCGCCGCCGCGCAGGCGATGGTCGCGGCGGTGCCCGAGGCGCCGCTGATGGCCCAGGCCAACCGGGCGTTCCTGCGGCGGGCCGTGCACCACCTCGCCGGGGCCGGCATCCGGCAGTTCCTGGACATCGGCTCGGGCATCCCGACGGTCGGCAACGTGCACGAGATCGCCCAGCGGCTCGACCCACGGTCGCGAGTGGTCTATGTGGACGTCGACCCGGTCGCGGTGGCCCACAGCCGGGAGATCCTGGCCGACAACGAGCAGGCGGTGGTGGTGCAGGAGGACCTGCGCCGGCCGGAGGCGATCCTGGGCCACCCGGACGTGCGCAAGCTGCTCGACTTCAGCCAACCGATCGCCGTGATGGTCGTGGCCGTGCTGCACTTCGTCTCCGACGACGACCAGCCGGCGCGACTGCTGCGGACGCTGCGCGACGCCCTGGCCCCCGGCAGCTACCTGGTGCTGTCGCAGGCCAGCGACGACGGGCGCAGCAGGGACGAGCGCGCCGAGGCGGAACGGGTGTACCAACGCACCGACAGTCCGCTGTGGATTCGCAGCCGCACAGAGCTGACCGCGCTCTTCGACGGGTTCGAGCTGCTCGAACCGGGCGTGGTCTGGGTGCCCGAGTGGCGACCGGACACTCCGGAGAGCGCGGAGGACGCCGAGCGCGCGGTCTTCATGGGCGGCGTGGGGCGCCTCGGTGGCTGAGCTGCCCGCGCAGGCGACCCCCTGCCCGGGTACGTTCGCCCGGGCCTGGGCGAAGGCGGTGTCCGGCACCAGCTACCTACCGATGACCCAGGCCCAGTTGGAAGCCCTGCTGGACCGCCTCACCGGGGAGTTGGCCGGCGCGCTGCGCACCGAACCGTTCGACCTGCGCGCCGGGCACCGGGTGGGCGCCGAGTTGGTCGCCGCGCACATCGCCTCCGCGGAGGGTCTGGGTCGTACCGTCGAGGTCATCCAGCTCCGGTTGATCCGCGACCTGGGGTTGGTGGCCGAGGAGGTCGAGGACCGGATGGCCCGGCTGCTGGCGGCGGTGGCCACCGGCTACGCCCGCGCGCTGCGGGACCGGACGCTCGACGAGCAGGAGTCGATCCGCCGCGCCGCGATGCGGGCCCGCACGCAGGCCGAGCGGGCGTTGCGGGCCAGCGAGGCCCGGTTTCGTCACCAGGCCACCCATGACCCGCTCACCGGCCTGCCCAACCGGACGCTGTTCACCGAGCGGCTCGCCGCCGCGCTCAACGAGCCGGGTCGGGGCGCGCAACGCGTCGGCGTGTGCTTCCTGGACCTGGACCGCTTCAAGGTCGTCAACGACACCCTCGGGCACCAGATCGGTGACCTGCTGCTGGCGACGGTGGCCGAACGGTTGCGCAAGGCCATGGGCGAGCACCTGGTGGCCCGCCTCGGCGGCGACGAGTTCGTCATCCTGGTGGAGCGCACCGGCGGCACCGACGACATGGTCACCGTCGCCGAGACCGCGCTGGCCGCGGTCGGGGCGCCGGCGCTCGTCGACGGGCACGAGCTACAGATCTCGGCGAGCATCGGGATCGTCGAGCGCCAGGTGGCCGGCGCCAACCCGACCGACCTGATGCGGGCCGCCGACAGCACACTGCACTGGGCGAAGTCCGCCGGTGGGGCGCGGTGGGCGCTCTACGACGCCGAGCGCAACCAGCGGGAACTGGCCCGCTACGCCCTCTCCGCGGCCATCCCGGCCGCGTTGGACCGGGGCGAGTTCTACCTCGACTACCAGCCACTGACGTCGCTGCGCGACGGCAGCATCGTCGGCGTGGAGGCGCTGGTCCGTTGGCGTCACCCGGAGCTGGGGGTGCTGCGACCGGACAGCTTCATCGGGCTGGCCGAGGAGACCGGCCTGATCGTCCAGTTGGGCGGGTGGGTGCTGGCCGAGGCGTGCCGCGAGGCGGAGGCGTGGTCGACCGGGGCCGCCGCCGCGCCGTTCGTCAGCGTCAACCTGGCGGTCCGCCAGGTACGCCGGCCCGGACTCGTGCAGGAGGTCCGCGCGCTCCTCCGGCAGACCGGCCTACCGCCGGAACGACTCCAACTGGAGATCACCGAGAGCACGATGATGAGCACCGCCGAGGAGCCGGTTCGCGCCCTACGGGTGCTGGCCGACCTCGGGGTACGCATCGCCATCGACGATTTCGGCACCGGCTACAGCAACCTGGCGTACCTGCGCGACCTGCCCGTGACCGAGCTGAAGGTGGCCGGCGAGTTCGTGGCCGGCCTGCGCTCACCGTCGGTGGGCCGCACCGACGAACGCATCCTGGCCTCGCTGGTCTCGCTCGCGCACGCGCTGGACCTGACGGTGACCGCCGAGGGGGTGGAGACCGCCGGGCAGGCCGAGCGGCTCCGCGCGATCGGCTGCGACGCCGCGCAGGGCTGGCACTTCGGCCGGCCGGCCCCGGCCGACCGCATCCTCGCCCGCATCCGCTGAGCCGCGCCGCGCGCGCCTTCCCCCGCGCGCCGCGCGCGCAGGCCCGCAGCCTCATGCCGGGCGCGGGTTCACGGAAACCGGGCCATCCCGCTCGACGGAAGCCCTAATTCCAGGTAAATCCGCCACCGCCAAACCGCAGCCGGGCCGAGTAGACACCGTCTACGCCGGGTGGTAGACAGTGTCTATGAGCGCCGAGGAGAGGGGTCTGCGGGCCCGACTGGTGGCCGCCGGAGTGGACCTGGTGCTGCGCGAAGGCCAGTCGGCGGTGTCGCTGCGGGAGATCGCCCGCCGGGCCGGCGTCTCACACGGCGCGCCACGGCGCTACTTCCCCACCCACGTCGACCTGCTCTCCGCCATCGCCCGGGAGGGCTTCACCGACCTCACCGCCCGCGTCGAGGCCACCCTGCGCGATGTCGGGCCTGATCCCCGTACCCGACTGACCGCCCTGGCCCGGACGTACCTGGACTTCGCGGCGGCCCACCGCGGCATGTTCGAGCTGATGTTCCGACACGACCTGCTGAACAGCGGCCGGTTGCGGCTGCGCGAGACCAGCCTGCCGCTCTTCGCCGTCCTGACCGACCTGGTGGCGCAGGCGCGCCGGCCGACGGCCGCGCCCGCGCCGGTGGTCGCCGGGGCGCTCTGGGCCAACGTGCACGGCATCGCCCAGCTCTGGGCCTGGGGCAGCCTGCCGCTGGCGACCGGGGCCACCGACGACGACGCCCTGCTGCGCGCCACGCTCGACGCCCACCTCGGCCCGACACCCGGCTGAGACCCCGAGCCTCGGAGGACACGTGCCACTGCTCTACGACCTCACCAAGCTGACCGTCGGCGGCGCGCTGCGGTGGGGCTGGCGGCCCCGCGTGGAGGGCCTGGAACACCTGCCCCGACAGGGCGGCGCGATCCTCGCCGGCAACCACCTGTCGGTGGCCGACGAGATGTTCCTCGCCAGCGTGACGCCCCGGCACGTCACCTTCTGGGCGAAGGTCGAATATTTCACCGGACGTGGTCCGGGCGGCTGGCTCAGCCGGCGGATCGTCGCCGGCATGGGCGCCATCCCGGTCGACCGGGCCGGCGGCCGGGCCGCGGTGCGTGCTCTCGACGCCGCCATCCCGGTGCTGCGCGCCGGCGGCCTGGTGGCCATCTATCCCGAGGGCACCCGCTCCCCCGACGGGCGGCTCTACCGGGGTCGGACCGGGATGACCCGGCTGGCCCGCGACGCCGGTGTGCCGA
It contains:
- a CDS encoding GAF domain-containing sensor histidine kinase; this translates as MPASTATAPHPHPLAAAARLVMLALVAILTLFATRDVAQLSWIALLGVAGLPSLLAPQHRLVGPLSRVAEVVVLGLAASHLAAVASIGGTVDGLGASAVLPYLAVPVTVTALRRRFAEGAALLAVTAVTLLVSGALTTVGGEPQLGQPGYLAVCAQWLILAALGLYAAGTLHRVMAVRGEGKPQPYAEATRLLTQLRTVARQLPGATLDPGGISEHLLEELRTVARADRGAVLSASGGGRLVVLAQAGVDRVDWETTLDADSAIADAWASQQATTSARSQSRSHRGGEVSALIVPLVAGVRTVGLVVLEADAAHAYPPPVVSRVTALTRPAALRLEAALLFDEVRSLATNEERQRLAREIHDGVAQELVMVGYGIDNAMATVFDDADETAEALRTLRAEVTRVIQELRLSLFELRSEVDRQGGLAAAIAEYARTVGASGGLRVHLSLDESTARLPAATEAELLRIAQEAVTNARKHAGASNLWVTCEVDPPYAQIEVSDDGQGMADQRPDGRYGLAIMAERAERIRGRLEIRPRQPSGTTVAVVLGTSSRRDTVRGSSAPEGE
- a CDS encoding response regulator transcription factor; translation: MTTSPIPATRTKVLLVDDHDLIRKGLRHAFERDRQFEVVGEAATAAEGVRQAGALQPDVVIMDLRLPDGSGLEATRALRKSSASMGIVVLTMYAGDDQLFGALEAGASAFVPKTAPADEVVAAARHAASSPSAFTAADLAEAMKRRLAPSGPQLSPREGQVLRLLADGMSVAGIAKQLFVSESTAKTHISKLYEKLGAANRAQALMTALRLGLLEAPDAPKF
- a CDS encoding SAM-dependent methyltransferase, which encodes MQRPDWAPETIDIERPSVARMYDYYLGGSHNFAADRAAAQAMVAAVPEAPLMAQANRAFLRRAVHHLAGAGIRQFLDIGSGIPTVGNVHEIAQRLDPRSRVVYVDVDPVAVAHSREILADNEQAVVVQEDLRRPEAILGHPDVRKLLDFSQPIAVMVVAVLHFVSDDDQPARLLRTLRDALAPGSYLVLSQASDDGRSRDERAEAERVYQRTDSPLWIRSRTELTALFDGFELLEPGVVWVPEWRPDTPESAEDAERAVFMGGVGRLGG
- a CDS encoding bifunctional diguanylate cyclase/phosphodiesterase, producing MTQAQLEALLDRLTGELAGALRTEPFDLRAGHRVGAELVAAHIASAEGLGRTVEVIQLRLIRDLGLVAEEVEDRMARLLAAVATGYARALRDRTLDEQESIRRAAMRARTQAERALRASEARFRHQATHDPLTGLPNRTLFTERLAAALNEPGRGAQRVGVCFLDLDRFKVVNDTLGHQIGDLLLATVAERLRKAMGEHLVARLGGDEFVILVERTGGTDDMVTVAETALAAVGAPALVDGHELQISASIGIVERQVAGANPTDLMRAADSTLHWAKSAGGARWALYDAERNQRELARYALSAAIPAALDRGEFYLDYQPLTSLRDGSIVGVEALVRWRHPELGVLRPDSFIGLAEETGLIVQLGGWVLAEACREAEAWSTGAAAAPFVSVNLAVRQVRRPGLVQEVRALLRQTGLPPERLQLEITESTMMSTAEEPVRALRVLADLGVRIAIDDFGTGYSNLAYLRDLPVTELKVAGEFVAGLRSPSVGRTDERILASLVSLAHALDLTVTAEGVETAGQAERLRAIGCDAAQGWHFGRPAPADRILARIR
- a CDS encoding TetR/AcrR family transcriptional regulator — its product is MSAEERGLRARLVAAGVDLVLREGQSAVSLREIARRAGVSHGAPRRYFPTHVDLLSAIAREGFTDLTARVEATLRDVGPDPRTRLTALARTYLDFAAAHRGMFELMFRHDLLNSGRLRLRETSLPLFAVLTDLVAQARRPTAAPAPVVAGALWANVHGIAQLWAWGSLPLATGATDDDALLRATLDAHLGPTPG
- a CDS encoding lysophospholipid acyltransferase family protein, producing MPLLYDLTKLTVGGALRWGWRPRVEGLEHLPRQGGAILAGNHLSVADEMFLASVTPRHVTFWAKVEYFTGRGPGGWLSRRIVAGMGAIPVDRAGGRAAVRALDAAIPVLRAGGLVAIYPEGTRSPDGRLYRGRTGMTRLARDAGVPIVPVGVLGTAEVLPVGARLPRRHPVTLRFGPPIPVADRITGPRDIRTVTDEVMAAIQKLTDQEYVPHHAPPRGS